The Oncorhynchus kisutch isolate 150728-3 linkage group LG20, Okis_V2, whole genome shotgun sequence genome has a segment encoding these proteins:
- the LOC109865504 gene encoding myosin-binding protein C, fast-type isoform X2: MPEAADDAVKPEGEGEAPAEAEEKPAEDDEGLPEGEEGVHQSQEITGLFLQHPETTVAITGTDIVFTAKVDSTTLSRKPTIKWLKGKWLDLGSKAGKHMQFKETFDRATKIYTWDMKIIKVVPGDAGAYRCEVTSKDKCDSSAFDISVEAVHTEEEHDIMAAFKRTDAGEDEGSLDFSALLKATKKKKKPVVDEEKADVWEILKNAQPSEYEKIAFEYGITDLRGLLKRLKKMKTVEPKHSDAFLKRMESAYSVDKGKKIVLQVEVVDPNAQVKWLKNGQEIKSSAKYIIESIGNIRTLTINKCSLADDAAYECVIGEEKSFTEVFVKEPPVTITKLLDDYHVVVGERVEFEVEVSVEGAHVNWMFEDQELSRDSHKYRFKKDGLKHMLIIQEASLDDIGMYWCFTNGGRTKGELEVEEKELEVLQNIADLTVKAEEQAMFKCEVSDEKVTGKWLKDGVEVVPSSHIKLTHIGRIHRLTIDDVKPEDAGDYTFIPDGYALSLSAKLNFLEIKIDYVPRQDPPKIHLDTTGNMVSQNTIIVVAGNKLRLDVEISGEPPPTVVWAKGDTAITAVEGRVRTENRKDLSCFVIEGAEREDEGNYSIIVTNPAGEDKAHLLVKIVDVPDCPENVKCTSVGEDCATMVWEPPKFDGGAPVTGYLMERKKKGSTRWTKLNFDVYEGVTYEAKRMIEGVLYEMRVYAVNGIGMSQPSLNSKPFMPIAATSEPLGLKVHDVTDTTCTLKWLAPEKIGAGGLDGYVIEYCKEGDTEWVVANTELVERQTYTVRNLPTAEKINFRVVAVNIAGRSPPTGLTQPVTIREIVELPKIRLPRYLRQKYIRRVGDKINLTIPFQGKPRPKVQWYKDGEELDSRVASVRNSEVDSILFIRSAERSHSGKYELVLQIENMEARAILEIRIVETPGPPEVVKVTDVWGFNAALEWKPPKDDGNCDITGYTIQKADKKTNEWFTIYEHNRRTNCTASDLIMGNEYMFRVYSENLVGKSEDCCLSKDTAIIPKIGLEYNPPPFKEKDMQSAPKFIQPLLDRSVVAGYSTAISCAVRGYPKPKIRWLRNKIPLDENPRFLMQNNQGVLTLNIRKPSQYDGGKFTCKAINPLGEDVVECTLLVRALKDKEDGDEK; this comes from the exons GGGTCCATCAGTCGCAGGAGATTACAGGACTGTTTCTTCAGCACCCCGAGACTACGGTTGCCATAACAG GTACGGACATTGTGTTTACTGCCAAAGTGGACTCTACTACACTATCAAGGAAACCAACCATTAAATGGCTGAAGGGGAAGTGGCTGGACCTGGGCAGCAAAGCAGGAAAACACATGCAGTTCAAAGAGACTTTTGACAGAGCCACAAAG ATCTACACCTGGGACATGAAGATAATCAAGGTGGTCCCTGGTGATGCTGGGGCCTACAGGTGTGAGGTCACCTCCAAAGACAAGTGCGACAGCAGCGCTTTTGACATCTCCGTGGAGG CTGTGCATACTGAGGAGGAACATGATATTATGGCCGCATTCAAAAGAAC GGATGCTGGAGAGGATGAAGGCAGTTTGGATTTCAGTGCTTTGCTGAAAGCTACCAAGAA GAAGAAGAAGCCAGTCGTAGACGAGGAGAAGGCAGACGTGTGGGAAATCCTGAAGAACGCTCAACCCAGCGAGTATGAGAAGATTGCTTTTGAGTACGGCATTACAGACCTGAGGGGTCTGCTCAAGCGTCTGAAGAAGATGAAGACGGTTGAACCCAAGCACAGCGACG CTTTCCTAAAGAGAATGGAGTCTGCCTACTCTGTGGATAAGGGCAAGAAAATCGTACTGCAGGTGGAAGTGGTTGACCCAAATGCCCAGGTCAAATGGTTGAAGAACGGTCAGGAGATAAAATCATCAGCCAA GTACATCATAGAATCAATTGGCAACATCAGGACGCTCACCATCAACAAGTGTAGCCTGGCTGACGACGCTGCGTACGAGTGTGTGATCGGGGAAGAGAAGTCCTTCACAGAGGTGTTTGTCAAAG AGCCCCCGGTCACCATCACCAAGCTGCTGGATGACTACCACgtggtggtgggagagagggtggagttTGAGGTGGAGGTGTCTGTGGAGGGAGCACACGTTAACTG GATGTTTGAGGACCAAGAACTCTCCAGGGACTCCCATAAGTACCGCTTTAAGAAGGACGGGTTGAAGCACATGCTCATCATCCAAGAGGCTTCGCTGGATGACATTGGAATGTACTGGTGCTTCACCAACGGCGGGCGAACCAAAGGAGAGCTGGAAGTTGAAG AGAAAGAACTGGAGGTGTTGCAGAACATCGCTGACCTGACGGTGAAGGCTGAGGAACAGGCCATGTTCAAGTGTGAGGTGTCTGATGAGAAGGTGACAGGGAAATGGCTCAAAGATGGCGTGGAGGTGGTGCCCAGCAGTCACATCAAGCTGACCCACATCGGAAG AATCCATCGGCTTACCATAGACGACGTCAAGCCTGAGGACGCTGGAGACTATACGTTTATCCCAGACGGATATGCCCTCTCACTGTCCGCCAAACTCAACTTCCTgg AAATTAAGATCGACTATGTCCCCCGCCAAG ACCCACCCAAGATCCATCTAGACACCACCGGCAACATGGTTTCCCAGAACACCATCATTGTGGTGGCTGGCAACAAGCTGCGCCTGGATGTGGAGATCTCTGGAGAGCCTCCTCCCACTGTCGTCTGGGCAAAGGGAGACACG GCAATCACAGCTGTGGAGGGGCGTGTGAGGACGGAGAACCGGAAGGACCTGAGCTGCTTCGTCatagagggggcagagagagaggatgagggcaACTACTCCATCATTGTCACCAACCCTGCCGGAGAGGACAAGGCTCATCTGTTGGTCAAGATTGTTGATGTGCCTGACTGCCCTGAGAATGTAAAGTGTACCTCGGTGGGAGAAGACTGTGCCACCATGGTCTGGGAGCCACCCAAGTTCGACGGAGGCGCACCAGTCACAG gCTATCTCatggagaggaagaagaagggcTCCACCAGGTGGACGAAGCTCAACTTTGACGTGTACGAGGGGGTGACGTACGAAGCCAAGAGGATGATTGAGGGCGTGCTCTACGAGATGAGAGTGTACGCCGTCAACGGCATTGGCATGTCCCAGCCCAGCCTCAATTCCAAACCCTTCATGCCCATCG CTGCTACCAGTGAGCCTCTGGGCCTCAAGGTGCATGATGTCACAGACACCACATGCACCCTGAAGTGGCTGGCCCCTGAGAAGATCGGTGCCGGAGGCCTGGACGGATACGTTATTGAGTACTGCaaggagggag ACACGGAGTGGGTGGTAGCGAACACTGAGCTGGTGGAGAGACAGACTTACACGGTCCGCAACCTCCCCACTGCGGAGAAGATCAATTTCAGAGTGGTGGCCGTGAACATTGCTGGACGCAGCCCCCCTACCGGCCTGACCCAGCCCGTCACTATCCGCGAGATCGTGG AACTGCCCAAGATCCGCCTCCCTCGCTACTTGAGACAGAAGTACATTAGAAGAGTGGGCGACAAAATCAACCTGACCATCCCCTTCCAG GGTAAGCCACGTCCCAAAGTGCAATGGTACAAGGATGGGGAGGAGCTTGACAGTCGAGTTGCCAGCGTACGCAATTCCGAAGTGGACTCTATCCTGTTCATCCGCTCAGCTGAGAGATCCCACTCTGGGAAGTACGAGTTGGTCCTGCAGATTGAGAACATGGAGGCCAGGGCTATTCTGGAAATCAGGATCGTAG AGACACCGGGGCCTCCCGAGGTAGTGAAGGTCACAGATGTTTGGGGCTTCAACGCTGCGCTGGAGTGGAAGCCACCAAAGGACGACGGCAACTGTGATATCACCGGTTACACAATACAGAAGGCGGACAAGAAGACAAAT gaaTGGTTCACTATCTACGAGCACAACAGGAGGACAAACTGCACAGCCTCAGACCTGATCATGGGAAATGAGTACATGTTCCGCGTCTACAGCGAGAACCTCGTTGGAAAGAGTGAGGATTGCTGCCTCAGCAAGGACACAGCCATCATACCTAAGATAG GATTGGAGTACAACCCACCTCCATTCAAGGAGAAGGATATGCAAAGCGCCCCCAAGTTCATACAGCCCCTGCTTGACAGGTCTGTGGTGGCAGGCTACAGTACCGCCATCAGCTGTGCTGTCAGGGGCTACCCCAAG CCTAAGATCAGGTGGTTGAGGAATAAGATTCCCTTGGACGAGAACCCTCGGTTCCTGATGCAGAACAACCAGGGGGTTTTGACCCTGAACATCCGCAAGCCCAGTCAGTATGACGGGGGCAAGTTCACCTGCAAGGCTATCAACCCTCTGGGGGAGGACGTCGTGGAGTGCACCCTGCTCGTACGAG CTCTCAAGGACAAGGAGGATGGAGATGAGAAATGA
- the LOC109865504 gene encoding myosin-binding protein C, fast-type isoform X4, with protein sequence MPEAADDAVKPEGEGEAPAEAEEKPAEDGVHQSQEITGLFLQHPETTVAITGTDIVFTAKVDSTTLSRKPTIKWLKGKWLDLGSKAGKHMQFKETFDRATKIYTWDMKIIKVVPGDAGAYRCEVTSKDKCDSSAFDISVEAVHTEEEHDIMAAFKRTDAGEDEGSLDFSALLKATKKKKKPVVDEEKADVWEILKNAQPSEYEKIAFEYGITDLRGLLKRLKKMKTVEPKHSDAFLKRMESAYSVDKGKKIVLQVEVVDPNAQVKWLKNGQEIKSSAKYIIESIGNIRTLTINKCSLADDAAYECVIGEEKSFTEVFVKEPPVTITKLLDDYHVVVGERVEFEVEVSVEGAHVNWMFEDQELSRDSHKYRFKKDGLKHMLIIQEASLDDIGMYWCFTNGGRTKGELEVEEKELEVLQNIADLTVKAEEQAMFKCEVSDEKVTGKWLKDGVEVVPSSHIKLTHIGRIHRLTIDDVKPEDAGDYTFIPDGYALSLSAKLNFLEIKIDYVPRQDPPKIHLDTTGNMVSQNTIIVVAGNKLRLDVEISGEPPPTVVWAKGDTAITAVEGRVRTENRKDLSCFVIEGAEREDEGNYSIIVTNPAGEDKAHLLVKIVDVPDCPENVKCTSVGEDCATMVWEPPKFDGGAPVTGYLMERKKKGSTRWTKLNFDVYEGVTYEAKRMIEGVLYEMRVYAVNGIGMSQPSLNSKPFMPIAATSEPLGLKVHDVTDTTCTLKWLAPEKIGAGGLDGYVIEYCKEGDTEWVVANTELVERQTYTVRNLPTAEKINFRVVAVNIAGRSPPTGLTQPVTIREIVELPKIRLPRYLRQKYIRRVGDKINLTIPFQGKPRPKVQWYKDGEELDSRVASVRNSEVDSILFIRSAERSHSGKYELVLQIENMEARAILEIRIVETPGPPEVVKVTDVWGFNAALEWKPPKDDGNCDITGYTIQKADKKTNEWFTIYEHNRRTNCTASDLIMGNEYMFRVYSENLVGKSEDCCLSKDTAIIPKIGLEYNPPPFKEKDMQSAPKFIQPLLDRSVVAGYSTAISCAVRGYPKPKIRWLRNKIPLDENPRFLMQNNQGVLTLNIRKPSQYDGGKFTCKAINPLGEDVVECTLLVRALKDKEDGDEK encoded by the exons GGGTCCATCAGTCGCAGGAGATTACAGGACTGTTTCTTCAGCACCCCGAGACTACGGTTGCCATAACAG GTACGGACATTGTGTTTACTGCCAAAGTGGACTCTACTACACTATCAAGGAAACCAACCATTAAATGGCTGAAGGGGAAGTGGCTGGACCTGGGCAGCAAAGCAGGAAAACACATGCAGTTCAAAGAGACTTTTGACAGAGCCACAAAG ATCTACACCTGGGACATGAAGATAATCAAGGTGGTCCCTGGTGATGCTGGGGCCTACAGGTGTGAGGTCACCTCCAAAGACAAGTGCGACAGCAGCGCTTTTGACATCTCCGTGGAGG CTGTGCATACTGAGGAGGAACATGATATTATGGCCGCATTCAAAAGAAC GGATGCTGGAGAGGATGAAGGCAGTTTGGATTTCAGTGCTTTGCTGAAAGCTACCAAGAA GAAGAAGAAGCCAGTCGTAGACGAGGAGAAGGCAGACGTGTGGGAAATCCTGAAGAACGCTCAACCCAGCGAGTATGAGAAGATTGCTTTTGAGTACGGCATTACAGACCTGAGGGGTCTGCTCAAGCGTCTGAAGAAGATGAAGACGGTTGAACCCAAGCACAGCGACG CTTTCCTAAAGAGAATGGAGTCTGCCTACTCTGTGGATAAGGGCAAGAAAATCGTACTGCAGGTGGAAGTGGTTGACCCAAATGCCCAGGTCAAATGGTTGAAGAACGGTCAGGAGATAAAATCATCAGCCAA GTACATCATAGAATCAATTGGCAACATCAGGACGCTCACCATCAACAAGTGTAGCCTGGCTGACGACGCTGCGTACGAGTGTGTGATCGGGGAAGAGAAGTCCTTCACAGAGGTGTTTGTCAAAG AGCCCCCGGTCACCATCACCAAGCTGCTGGATGACTACCACgtggtggtgggagagagggtggagttTGAGGTGGAGGTGTCTGTGGAGGGAGCACACGTTAACTG GATGTTTGAGGACCAAGAACTCTCCAGGGACTCCCATAAGTACCGCTTTAAGAAGGACGGGTTGAAGCACATGCTCATCATCCAAGAGGCTTCGCTGGATGACATTGGAATGTACTGGTGCTTCACCAACGGCGGGCGAACCAAAGGAGAGCTGGAAGTTGAAG AGAAAGAACTGGAGGTGTTGCAGAACATCGCTGACCTGACGGTGAAGGCTGAGGAACAGGCCATGTTCAAGTGTGAGGTGTCTGATGAGAAGGTGACAGGGAAATGGCTCAAAGATGGCGTGGAGGTGGTGCCCAGCAGTCACATCAAGCTGACCCACATCGGAAG AATCCATCGGCTTACCATAGACGACGTCAAGCCTGAGGACGCTGGAGACTATACGTTTATCCCAGACGGATATGCCCTCTCACTGTCCGCCAAACTCAACTTCCTgg AAATTAAGATCGACTATGTCCCCCGCCAAG ACCCACCCAAGATCCATCTAGACACCACCGGCAACATGGTTTCCCAGAACACCATCATTGTGGTGGCTGGCAACAAGCTGCGCCTGGATGTGGAGATCTCTGGAGAGCCTCCTCCCACTGTCGTCTGGGCAAAGGGAGACACG GCAATCACAGCTGTGGAGGGGCGTGTGAGGACGGAGAACCGGAAGGACCTGAGCTGCTTCGTCatagagggggcagagagagaggatgagggcaACTACTCCATCATTGTCACCAACCCTGCCGGAGAGGACAAGGCTCATCTGTTGGTCAAGATTGTTGATGTGCCTGACTGCCCTGAGAATGTAAAGTGTACCTCGGTGGGAGAAGACTGTGCCACCATGGTCTGGGAGCCACCCAAGTTCGACGGAGGCGCACCAGTCACAG gCTATCTCatggagaggaagaagaagggcTCCACCAGGTGGACGAAGCTCAACTTTGACGTGTACGAGGGGGTGACGTACGAAGCCAAGAGGATGATTGAGGGCGTGCTCTACGAGATGAGAGTGTACGCCGTCAACGGCATTGGCATGTCCCAGCCCAGCCTCAATTCCAAACCCTTCATGCCCATCG CTGCTACCAGTGAGCCTCTGGGCCTCAAGGTGCATGATGTCACAGACACCACATGCACCCTGAAGTGGCTGGCCCCTGAGAAGATCGGTGCCGGAGGCCTGGACGGATACGTTATTGAGTACTGCaaggagggag ACACGGAGTGGGTGGTAGCGAACACTGAGCTGGTGGAGAGACAGACTTACACGGTCCGCAACCTCCCCACTGCGGAGAAGATCAATTTCAGAGTGGTGGCCGTGAACATTGCTGGACGCAGCCCCCCTACCGGCCTGACCCAGCCCGTCACTATCCGCGAGATCGTGG AACTGCCCAAGATCCGCCTCCCTCGCTACTTGAGACAGAAGTACATTAGAAGAGTGGGCGACAAAATCAACCTGACCATCCCCTTCCAG GGTAAGCCACGTCCCAAAGTGCAATGGTACAAGGATGGGGAGGAGCTTGACAGTCGAGTTGCCAGCGTACGCAATTCCGAAGTGGACTCTATCCTGTTCATCCGCTCAGCTGAGAGATCCCACTCTGGGAAGTACGAGTTGGTCCTGCAGATTGAGAACATGGAGGCCAGGGCTATTCTGGAAATCAGGATCGTAG AGACACCGGGGCCTCCCGAGGTAGTGAAGGTCACAGATGTTTGGGGCTTCAACGCTGCGCTGGAGTGGAAGCCACCAAAGGACGACGGCAACTGTGATATCACCGGTTACACAATACAGAAGGCGGACAAGAAGACAAAT gaaTGGTTCACTATCTACGAGCACAACAGGAGGACAAACTGCACAGCCTCAGACCTGATCATGGGAAATGAGTACATGTTCCGCGTCTACAGCGAGAACCTCGTTGGAAAGAGTGAGGATTGCTGCCTCAGCAAGGACACAGCCATCATACCTAAGATAG GATTGGAGTACAACCCACCTCCATTCAAGGAGAAGGATATGCAAAGCGCCCCCAAGTTCATACAGCCCCTGCTTGACAGGTCTGTGGTGGCAGGCTACAGTACCGCCATCAGCTGTGCTGTCAGGGGCTACCCCAAG CCTAAGATCAGGTGGTTGAGGAATAAGATTCCCTTGGACGAGAACCCTCGGTTCCTGATGCAGAACAACCAGGGGGTTTTGACCCTGAACATCCGCAAGCCCAGTCAGTATGACGGGGGCAAGTTCACCTGCAAGGCTATCAACCCTCTGGGGGAGGACGTCGTGGAGTGCACCCTGCTCGTACGAG CTCTCAAGGACAAGGAGGATGGAGATGAGAAATGA
- the LOC109865504 gene encoding myosin-binding protein C, fast-type isoform X3: MPEAADDAVKPEGEEGEAPAEAEEKPAEDGVHQSQEITGLFLQHPETTVAITGTDIVFTAKVDSTTLSRKPTIKWLKGKWLDLGSKAGKHMQFKETFDRATKIYTWDMKIIKVVPGDAGAYRCEVTSKDKCDSSAFDISVEAVHTEEEHDIMAAFKRTDAGEDEGSLDFSALLKATKKKKKPVVDEEKADVWEILKNAQPSEYEKIAFEYGITDLRGLLKRLKKMKTVEPKHSDAFLKRMESAYSVDKGKKIVLQVEVVDPNAQVKWLKNGQEIKSSAKYIIESIGNIRTLTINKCSLADDAAYECVIGEEKSFTEVFVKEPPVTITKLLDDYHVVVGERVEFEVEVSVEGAHVNWMFEDQELSRDSHKYRFKKDGLKHMLIIQEASLDDIGMYWCFTNGGRTKGELEVEEKELEVLQNIADLTVKAEEQAMFKCEVSDEKVTGKWLKDGVEVVPSSHIKLTHIGRIHRLTIDDVKPEDAGDYTFIPDGYALSLSAKLNFLEIKIDYVPRQDPPKIHLDTTGNMVSQNTIIVVAGNKLRLDVEISGEPPPTVVWAKGDTAITAVEGRVRTENRKDLSCFVIEGAEREDEGNYSIIVTNPAGEDKAHLLVKIVDVPDCPENVKCTSVGEDCATMVWEPPKFDGGAPVTGYLMERKKKGSTRWTKLNFDVYEGVTYEAKRMIEGVLYEMRVYAVNGIGMSQPSLNSKPFMPIAATSEPLGLKVHDVTDTTCTLKWLAPEKIGAGGLDGYVIEYCKEGDTEWVVANTELVERQTYTVRNLPTAEKINFRVVAVNIAGRSPPTGLTQPVTIREIVELPKIRLPRYLRQKYIRRVGDKINLTIPFQGKPRPKVQWYKDGEELDSRVASVRNSEVDSILFIRSAERSHSGKYELVLQIENMEARAILEIRIVETPGPPEVVKVTDVWGFNAALEWKPPKDDGNCDITGYTIQKADKKTNEWFTIYEHNRRTNCTASDLIMGNEYMFRVYSENLVGKSEDCCLSKDTAIIPKIGLEYNPPPFKEKDMQSAPKFIQPLLDRSVVAGYSTAISCAVRGYPKPKIRWLRNKIPLDENPRFLMQNNQGVLTLNIRKPSQYDGGKFTCKAINPLGEDVVECTLLVRALKDKEDGDEK, from the exons GGGTCCATCAGTCGCAGGAGATTACAGGACTGTTTCTTCAGCACCCCGAGACTACGGTTGCCATAACAG GTACGGACATTGTGTTTACTGCCAAAGTGGACTCTACTACACTATCAAGGAAACCAACCATTAAATGGCTGAAGGGGAAGTGGCTGGACCTGGGCAGCAAAGCAGGAAAACACATGCAGTTCAAAGAGACTTTTGACAGAGCCACAAAG ATCTACACCTGGGACATGAAGATAATCAAGGTGGTCCCTGGTGATGCTGGGGCCTACAGGTGTGAGGTCACCTCCAAAGACAAGTGCGACAGCAGCGCTTTTGACATCTCCGTGGAGG CTGTGCATACTGAGGAGGAACATGATATTATGGCCGCATTCAAAAGAAC GGATGCTGGAGAGGATGAAGGCAGTTTGGATTTCAGTGCTTTGCTGAAAGCTACCAAGAA GAAGAAGAAGCCAGTCGTAGACGAGGAGAAGGCAGACGTGTGGGAAATCCTGAAGAACGCTCAACCCAGCGAGTATGAGAAGATTGCTTTTGAGTACGGCATTACAGACCTGAGGGGTCTGCTCAAGCGTCTGAAGAAGATGAAGACGGTTGAACCCAAGCACAGCGACG CTTTCCTAAAGAGAATGGAGTCTGCCTACTCTGTGGATAAGGGCAAGAAAATCGTACTGCAGGTGGAAGTGGTTGACCCAAATGCCCAGGTCAAATGGTTGAAGAACGGTCAGGAGATAAAATCATCAGCCAA GTACATCATAGAATCAATTGGCAACATCAGGACGCTCACCATCAACAAGTGTAGCCTGGCTGACGACGCTGCGTACGAGTGTGTGATCGGGGAAGAGAAGTCCTTCACAGAGGTGTTTGTCAAAG AGCCCCCGGTCACCATCACCAAGCTGCTGGATGACTACCACgtggtggtgggagagagggtggagttTGAGGTGGAGGTGTCTGTGGAGGGAGCACACGTTAACTG GATGTTTGAGGACCAAGAACTCTCCAGGGACTCCCATAAGTACCGCTTTAAGAAGGACGGGTTGAAGCACATGCTCATCATCCAAGAGGCTTCGCTGGATGACATTGGAATGTACTGGTGCTTCACCAACGGCGGGCGAACCAAAGGAGAGCTGGAAGTTGAAG AGAAAGAACTGGAGGTGTTGCAGAACATCGCTGACCTGACGGTGAAGGCTGAGGAACAGGCCATGTTCAAGTGTGAGGTGTCTGATGAGAAGGTGACAGGGAAATGGCTCAAAGATGGCGTGGAGGTGGTGCCCAGCAGTCACATCAAGCTGACCCACATCGGAAG AATCCATCGGCTTACCATAGACGACGTCAAGCCTGAGGACGCTGGAGACTATACGTTTATCCCAGACGGATATGCCCTCTCACTGTCCGCCAAACTCAACTTCCTgg AAATTAAGATCGACTATGTCCCCCGCCAAG ACCCACCCAAGATCCATCTAGACACCACCGGCAACATGGTTTCCCAGAACACCATCATTGTGGTGGCTGGCAACAAGCTGCGCCTGGATGTGGAGATCTCTGGAGAGCCTCCTCCCACTGTCGTCTGGGCAAAGGGAGACACG GCAATCACAGCTGTGGAGGGGCGTGTGAGGACGGAGAACCGGAAGGACCTGAGCTGCTTCGTCatagagggggcagagagagaggatgagggcaACTACTCCATCATTGTCACCAACCCTGCCGGAGAGGACAAGGCTCATCTGTTGGTCAAGATTGTTGATGTGCCTGACTGCCCTGAGAATGTAAAGTGTACCTCGGTGGGAGAAGACTGTGCCACCATGGTCTGGGAGCCACCCAAGTTCGACGGAGGCGCACCAGTCACAG gCTATCTCatggagaggaagaagaagggcTCCACCAGGTGGACGAAGCTCAACTTTGACGTGTACGAGGGGGTGACGTACGAAGCCAAGAGGATGATTGAGGGCGTGCTCTACGAGATGAGAGTGTACGCCGTCAACGGCATTGGCATGTCCCAGCCCAGCCTCAATTCCAAACCCTTCATGCCCATCG CTGCTACCAGTGAGCCTCTGGGCCTCAAGGTGCATGATGTCACAGACACCACATGCACCCTGAAGTGGCTGGCCCCTGAGAAGATCGGTGCCGGAGGCCTGGACGGATACGTTATTGAGTACTGCaaggagggag ACACGGAGTGGGTGGTAGCGAACACTGAGCTGGTGGAGAGACAGACTTACACGGTCCGCAACCTCCCCACTGCGGAGAAGATCAATTTCAGAGTGGTGGCCGTGAACATTGCTGGACGCAGCCCCCCTACCGGCCTGACCCAGCCCGTCACTATCCGCGAGATCGTGG AACTGCCCAAGATCCGCCTCCCTCGCTACTTGAGACAGAAGTACATTAGAAGAGTGGGCGACAAAATCAACCTGACCATCCCCTTCCAG GGTAAGCCACGTCCCAAAGTGCAATGGTACAAGGATGGGGAGGAGCTTGACAGTCGAGTTGCCAGCGTACGCAATTCCGAAGTGGACTCTATCCTGTTCATCCGCTCAGCTGAGAGATCCCACTCTGGGAAGTACGAGTTGGTCCTGCAGATTGAGAACATGGAGGCCAGGGCTATTCTGGAAATCAGGATCGTAG AGACACCGGGGCCTCCCGAGGTAGTGAAGGTCACAGATGTTTGGGGCTTCAACGCTGCGCTGGAGTGGAAGCCACCAAAGGACGACGGCAACTGTGATATCACCGGTTACACAATACAGAAGGCGGACAAGAAGACAAAT gaaTGGTTCACTATCTACGAGCACAACAGGAGGACAAACTGCACAGCCTCAGACCTGATCATGGGAAATGAGTACATGTTCCGCGTCTACAGCGAGAACCTCGTTGGAAAGAGTGAGGATTGCTGCCTCAGCAAGGACACAGCCATCATACCTAAGATAG GATTGGAGTACAACCCACCTCCATTCAAGGAGAAGGATATGCAAAGCGCCCCCAAGTTCATACAGCCCCTGCTTGACAGGTCTGTGGTGGCAGGCTACAGTACCGCCATCAGCTGTGCTGTCAGGGGCTACCCCAAG CCTAAGATCAGGTGGTTGAGGAATAAGATTCCCTTGGACGAGAACCCTCGGTTCCTGATGCAGAACAACCAGGGGGTTTTGACCCTGAACATCCGCAAGCCCAGTCAGTATGACGGGGGCAAGTTCACCTGCAAGGCTATCAACCCTCTGGGGGAGGACGTCGTGGAGTGCACCCTGCTCGTACGAG CTCTCAAGGACAAGGAGGATGGAGATGAGAAATGA